Proteins found in one Panicum hallii strain FIL2 chromosome 4, PHallii_v3.1, whole genome shotgun sequence genomic segment:
- the LOC112890280 gene encoding cyclin-dependent kinase F-1, which yields MAIGGGSGSVGGGSWSIHGRADVTSRYEVLGRAGSGAYADVYRGRRRSDGATVALKEVHDAVSARREAEALLAVGPSPHVVALLDHFPGGDCDDDVLVLEWLPLDLAAVVRDARRRAAGGWGVIPTAQLKRWMLQVLEGVAACHRAGVVHRDLKPANLLISEDGMLKVADFGQARILQQTASIYQDMHPHDHNSGMEPWVSQQPAVLQGTEEESPCYESVVPAAQEPETLTAADYLRELDQLRAKSSDVDKMSLQDGDASCLATCSTGDIEDDPFRASYSYDVEGIGEESGVFTSCVGTRWFRAPELLYGSTNYGLEIDLWSLGCILAELLNLEPIFPGISDIDQISRMISVLGDITEETFPGCSNLPDYNKIFFNKVKKPTGLEACLPNKSPSEVSIIKQLICYDPAKRTSAADLLNDMYFTEEPLPVPIGGLQVPASKDEDDDSSMEEWGIYKDGGSDSDFDEFGSMDVTKTDKGFSIRFS from the exons ATGGCGATCGGCGGCGGCTCCGGCAGCGTCGGCGGCGGGAGCTGGAGCATCCACGGCCGCGCCGACGTTACCTCCCGCTACGAGGTCCTAGGCCGCGCGGGCTCTGGCGCCTACGCCGACGTctaccgcggccgccgccgctccgacgGTGCCACTGTTGCGCTCAAGGAGGTCCACGATGCCGTCAGCGCCCGCCGCGAGGCTGAGGCTCTCCTCGCCGTCGGCCCTTCTCCGCACGTCGTCGCGCTCCTCGACCACTTCCCCGGCGGCGACTGCGACGACGACGTCCTCGTCCTCGAGTGGCTACCGctcgacctcgccgccgtcgtgcgCGACGCCAGGAGGCGCGCTGCCGGCGGATGGGGCGTCATCCCCACCGCACAGCTAAAGCGGTGGATGCTTCAGGTGCTCGAGGGCGTCGCTGCGTGCCACCGCGCCGGCGTCGTGCACCGCGACCTCAAGCCCGCAAACCTGCTTATCTCCGAGGACGGAATGCTCAAGGTAGCCGACTTTGGTCAG GCCAGGATACTTCAGCAGACAGCATCTATATACCAAGATATGCACCCACATGATCATAACTCAGGCATGGAACCTTGGGTTTCACAACAACCAGCAGTGCTACAAGGGACAGAAGAGGAATCTCCATGTTATGAATCAGTCGTTCCTGCTGCCCAAGAGCCAGAGACCCTAACTGCAGCTGACTACCTGCGTGAGCTGGACCAACTCCGAGCCAAATCCAGCGATGTGGACAAAATGAGCCTGCAGGATGGAGATGCATCCTGTCTTGCCACATGCAGCACAGGAGACATCGAAGATGATCCATTCCGAGCATCCTACTCATATGATGTCGAAGGCATAGGTGAAGAATCTGGTGTCTTCACTTCTTGTGTTGGTACGAGGTGGTTCAGGGCTCCTGAGCTTTTATATGGGTCAACAAATTACGGGCTAGAGATTGACCTCTGGTCATTAGGATGCATCTTGGCGGAGCTCCTGAACTTAGAGCCTATATTCCCAGGGATATCGGATATTGATCAGATTAGTAGAATGATCAGTGTCCTTGGCGATATCACAGAAGAAACCTTTCCAGGTTGTTCAAACTTGCCAGATTACAATAAGATTTTCTTTAACAAAGTTAAGAAACCGACAGGCCTTGAAGCATGTCTGCCTAACAAATCACCTTCTGAGGTCAGCATCATAAAGCAACTAATTTGTTATGACCCAGCAAAGAGGACCAGTGCTGCAGACCTGCTGAATGATATGTACTTTACAGAAGAACCCTTGCCTGTACCTATAGGAGGATTACAAGTCCCAGCATCAAAGGATGAGGATGATGACAGCTCAATGGAAGAATGGGGGATTTACAAAGATGGTGGCTCGGATTCAGACTTCGATGAGTTTGGTAGCATGGATGTCACCAAAACTGACAAGGGTTTCAGTATACGCTTCTCTTGA